In a genomic window of Pseudomonas oryzihabitans:
- a CDS encoding LutB/LldF family L-lactate oxidation iron-sulfur protein, producing MNEMLKIPLTDVSEAPPFKARARRALGDDQLRRNFRTAMDSLMTKRLASMSDADERERLRELGNRIRARALSKLPELLERLEANLTRNGVQVHWAETTAEANAIVQQIAERHEAKLLIKGKSMVSEEMDMNHVLGAQGIDCLESDMGEYIIQLAGEKPSHIIMPAIHLNRQQVGTLFHEHLAEPYTTDVDELIQTGRRVLRRKFFEADIGISGVNFAVAETGTLLLVENEGNGRMSTTVPPVHIAVTGIEKVVENLRDVVPLLSLLTRSALGQPITTYVNMISGPRKAEELDGPREVHLVLLDNGRSQAFADSELRQTLNCIRCGACMNHCPVYTRIGGHAYGEVYPGPIGAIITPHLVGLERAPDHPSASSLCGACGEVCPVKIPIPALLRRLREENVKAPDAEPHLLRGQGSKFSARERWTWHAWQNLYTSPLLYRGFSYLATRFGRFTPGQLGPWTEHHSAPKPARRSLHELAREHLERRP from the coding sequence ATGAACGAGATGTTGAAGATTCCCCTGACCGACGTCAGCGAAGCGCCTCCCTTCAAGGCACGCGCGCGTCGGGCCCTGGGCGACGACCAGTTGCGGCGCAACTTCCGCACCGCCATGGATTCGCTGATGACCAAGCGCCTGGCCAGCATGAGCGATGCCGACGAACGCGAGCGGCTGCGCGAGCTGGGCAATCGCATCCGCGCCCGGGCGCTGTCCAAGCTGCCCGAGTTGCTGGAGCGCCTGGAGGCGAATCTGACGCGCAATGGCGTCCAGGTACATTGGGCCGAGACCACCGCCGAGGCCAACGCCATCGTCCAGCAGATCGCCGAGCGCCACGAGGCCAAACTGCTGATCAAGGGCAAGTCCATGGTCAGCGAAGAGATGGACATGAACCACGTGCTCGGCGCCCAGGGCATCGACTGCCTGGAGTCGGACATGGGCGAGTACATCATCCAGCTCGCCGGGGAGAAGCCGTCGCACATCATCATGCCGGCCATCCACCTCAACCGGCAGCAGGTAGGCACTCTCTTCCACGAGCACCTGGCCGAGCCCTACACCACCGACGTCGACGAACTCATCCAGACCGGCCGGCGGGTGCTGCGGCGGAAATTCTTCGAGGCCGATATCGGCATCTCCGGGGTCAACTTCGCGGTGGCCGAGACCGGTACCCTGCTGCTGGTGGAAAACGAGGGCAATGGGCGGATGTCCACCACGGTGCCACCGGTGCACATCGCCGTGACCGGTATCGAAAAGGTGGTGGAGAATCTGCGCGACGTGGTGCCCCTGCTGTCGCTGCTGACCCGCTCGGCCCTGGGCCAGCCCATCACCACCTACGTCAACATGATCTCCGGGCCACGCAAGGCCGAGGAACTGGACGGCCCTCGCGAGGTGCACCTGGTGCTGCTGGACAACGGCCGCAGCCAGGCCTTCGCTGACAGCGAATTGCGCCAGACCCTCAACTGCATCCGCTGCGGCGCCTGCATGAACCACTGCCCGGTCTACACCCGCATCGGCGGCCACGCCTATGGCGAGGTCTATCCCGGCCCCATCGGCGCCATCATCACCCCGCATTTGGTAGGTCTGGAGCGGGCGCCCGATCACCCTAGCGCGTCTTCGCTGTGCGGCGCCTGCGGCGAGGTCTGCCCGGTCAAGATCCCGATTCCGGCGCTGTTGCGGCGATTGCGCGAAGAGAACGTCAAGGCGCCCGACGCCGAGCCGCACCTGCTGCGCGGCCAGGGCAGCAAGTTCTCCGCCCGGGAGCGCTGGACCTGGCATGCCTGGCAGAATCTCTATACCTCGCCGCTGCTCTATCGCGGCTTCAGCTACCTGGCGACCCGCTTCGGCCGCTTCACCCCCGGCCAGCTCGGCCCCTGGACGGAGCACCACAGCGCCCCCAAACCGGCGCGGCGCTCGCTGCACGAACTGGCCCGCGAACACCTGGAGAGACGCCCATGA
- a CDS encoding (Fe-S)-binding protein — protein MNDLFYNAAPNATRTAPPLAPPRTYPSEKPTQVYLFGTCVVDLFYPEAGMDSIRLLEREGLRVHFPQAQSCCGQPAYTSGYTEEARTVARAQLALFAEPWPVVVPSGSCAGMLRHHYAELFADEPETLRQVQDLAGRTYELAEFLLHVCQVDYQDRGAPLKVALHTSCSARREMQTHLHGRALLGQLQAVERVDHDHESECCGFGGTFSVRMPDISGAMVADKTRALQDSGAAQLITADCGCLMNINGALEKQRAALRGEHLASFLWRRIGGAA, from the coding sequence ATGAATGATCTTTTCTACAACGCCGCCCCCAACGCCACCCGGACCGCGCCGCCGCTGGCGCCGCCGCGGACCTATCCGTCGGAGAAGCCGACCCAGGTCTATCTGTTCGGCACCTGCGTGGTCGACCTCTTCTATCCCGAAGCCGGCATGGACAGCATCCGCCTGCTGGAGCGCGAAGGCCTCCGCGTGCATTTCCCCCAGGCGCAGAGTTGCTGCGGTCAGCCGGCCTATACCTCGGGCTATACCGAGGAGGCCCGCACCGTGGCCCGTGCCCAGCTGGCGCTGTTCGCCGAACCCTGGCCGGTGGTGGTGCCCTCCGGCTCCTGCGCCGGGATGCTGCGCCATCACTACGCCGAGCTGTTCGCCGACGAACCCGAGACCTTGCGGCAGGTGCAGGACCTGGCCGGCCGCACCTACGAACTGGCGGAATTCCTCCTGCACGTCTGCCAGGTGGACTACCAGGACCGCGGCGCCCCGCTCAAGGTAGCCCTGCACACCTCCTGCAGCGCTCGCCGCGAAATGCAGACCCACCTGCACGGGCGTGCCCTGCTCGGCCAGCTACAAGCCGTGGAGCGTGTCGACCATGACCACGAAAGCGAATGCTGTGGCTTCGGCGGCACCTTCTCGGTACGGATGCCGGACATCTCCGGCGCCATGGTGGCGGACAAGACCCGCGCCCTGCAGGACAGTGGCGCCGCCCAGTTGATCACCGCCGATTGCGGTTGCCTGATGAACATCAACGGTGCCCTGGAGAAACAGCGTGCCGCCCTGCGTGGCGAACACCTGGCCAGCTTCCTCTGGCGCCGTATCGGAGGTGCCGCATGA
- a CDS encoding lactate permease LctP family transporter: protein METWQQIYLPLGSLGLSAFVAALPILFFFVALAGLRLKGHVAGALTLGIALLIALFVYHMPVDKALAAAGYGFLYGLWPIAWIIVTAVFLYKLTVKCGQFDIIRSSVLSITDDQRLQVLLIGFCFGAFLEGAAGFGAPVAITAALLVGLGHNPLKAAGLCLIANTAPVAFGALGIPTIVAGQVTGIDAFKIGAMTGRQLPLLSLLVPLWLMFMMDGLRGLRETWKPALICGGTFAVFQYLTSNFIGPELPDITSSLAAMIALTGYLKLRQPQHATAGATTMVGSGGGAAMLGGGAGFGSGGRLPPEHSLGTVIKAWSPFLILTVVVTIWTTKAFKALFASGGALYALVINVPVPYLDKLVLKAAPIVATPTPMPAVYKLDLLSASGTAILISALISMAIFHIKPSTALGVFKETLVELRKPILSIGLVLAFAFVVNYSGMSTTLALLLAGTGALFPFFSPLLGWLGVFLTGSDTSSNALFGSLQATTAHQIGVSDTLLVAANSSGGVTGKMISPQSIAVACAATGMVGKESDLFRFTVRHSIGFAVLVGLITLAQAYVFTGMLVH from the coding sequence ATGGAAACCTGGCAACAGATTTACCTCCCCCTTGGCAGCCTGGGCCTTTCGGCCTTCGTCGCCGCGCTGCCCATCCTGTTTTTCTTCGTCGCCCTCGCCGGTCTGCGCCTGAAAGGGCACGTGGCGGGCGCCCTGACCCTGGGGATCGCCCTGCTCATCGCGCTGTTCGTCTACCACATGCCGGTGGACAAGGCGTTGGCCGCGGCCGGTTACGGTTTCCTCTACGGTCTTTGGCCCATCGCCTGGATCATCGTGACGGCGGTGTTCCTCTACAAACTGACGGTCAAGTGCGGCCAGTTCGATATCATCCGCAGCTCGGTGCTCTCCATCACCGATGACCAGCGCCTGCAGGTGCTGCTGATCGGCTTCTGCTTCGGTGCCTTCCTGGAAGGCGCGGCCGGCTTCGGCGCCCCGGTGGCCATCACCGCTGCCCTGCTGGTGGGCCTGGGCCACAATCCGCTGAAGGCCGCCGGTCTCTGCCTGATCGCCAACACCGCGCCGGTTGCCTTCGGCGCCCTGGGCATCCCGACCATCGTCGCCGGTCAGGTCACCGGTATCGATGCCTTCAAGATCGGCGCCATGACCGGTCGCCAGCTACCCTTGCTGTCGCTGCTGGTGCCGCTGTGGCTGATGTTCATGATGGATGGCCTGCGCGGCCTGCGGGAAACCTGGAAGCCGGCGCTGATCTGCGGTGGCACCTTTGCCGTCTTCCAGTACCTGACCTCCAACTTCATCGGCCCGGAACTGCCCGACATCACCTCGTCGCTGGCCGCCATGATCGCCCTCACCGGCTACCTCAAGCTGCGCCAGCCGCAGCATGCCACCGCGGGTGCCACCACCATGGTCGGCAGCGGCGGGGGGGCCGCCATGCTGGGCGGCGGCGCCGGCTTTGGCAGCGGCGGTCGTCTGCCGCCGGAGCATTCCCTCGGCACCGTGATCAAGGCCTGGTCGCCCTTCCTGATCCTCACCGTGGTGGTCACCATCTGGACCACCAAGGCGTTCAAGGCGCTGTTCGCCAGCGGCGGTGCCCTGTACGCCCTGGTGATCAACGTGCCGGTGCCCTATCTGGACAAGCTGGTGCTCAAGGCAGCGCCCATCGTCGCCACGCCCACCCCCATGCCGGCGGTCTACAAGCTCGACCTGCTGTCGGCCTCGGGCACCGCCATCCTGATCTCGGCGCTGATCTCCATGGCCATCTTCCACATCAAGCCCTCGACCGCCCTGGGTGTGTTCAAGGAAACCCTGGTGGAGCTGCGCAAGCCGATCCTGTCCATCGGACTGGTGCTGGCCTTCGCCTTCGTCGTCAACTACTCGGGCATGTCCACCACCCTGGCCCTGCTGCTGGCCGGCACTGGCGCACTGTTCCCCTTCTTCTCGCCGCTGCTCGGCTGGCTGGGGGTGTTCCTGACCGGTTCGGATACCTCGTCCAACGCCCTGTTCGGCTCGCTGCAGGCGACCACCGCGCACCAGATCGGCGTTTCCGACACCCTGCTGGTGGCCGCCAACAGCTCCGGCGGCGTGACCGGCAAGATGATCTCGCCGCAGTCCATCGCCGTGGCCTGCGCCGCCACCGGCATGGTGGGCAAGGAGTCCGACCTGTTTCGCTTCACCGTGCGCCACAGCATCGGCTTCGCCGTGCTGGTCGGCTTGATCACCCTGGCGCAGGCCTATGTGTTCACCGGCATGCTGGTGCATTGA
- a CDS encoding GntR family transcriptional regulator, producing the protein MSFEPVKQRRLSDDIVKHLEALIAEGSLRPGERLPAERALAERFGVSRPSLREAIQKLTARGLLLSRQGGGTYVTEALNSAFTDPLLPLLESREETRRDLLEFRHTLEGACAYYAAQRATQPDLARLTLAWERLEDCYRRRETLSREEEGDADAAFHMAIAEASHNTVYLHSIRSLFELLRHHMVTNIGGMHAHRRETRERLLEQHRALYEAIVEGRADEARAAASRHLDYVQEVLVEAGAVAHRLARARRRDEF; encoded by the coding sequence ATGAGTTTCGAACCGGTCAAACAACGTCGTCTGTCCGACGACATCGTCAAGCATCTGGAGGCCCTGATAGCTGAGGGCTCGCTGCGACCTGGCGAGCGGCTGCCCGCTGAGCGCGCCCTGGCCGAGCGCTTCGGCGTCTCCCGGCCGTCGTTACGCGAGGCGATCCAGAAATTGACCGCCCGAGGTCTGCTGCTCAGTCGTCAGGGGGGCGGGACCTACGTCACCGAAGCTCTCAACAGCGCCTTCACCGATCCCTTACTGCCCCTGCTGGAAAGCCGTGAGGAAACCCGTCGCGATTTATTGGAGTTTCGTCACACGTTGGAAGGCGCCTGTGCCTATTACGCTGCTCAGCGTGCCACGCAGCCGGATCTGGCACGGCTCACGCTGGCCTGGGAGCGGCTGGAAGATTGTTATCGTCGGCGTGAAACCCTTAGTCGGGAAGAAGAAGGAGATGCCGACGCCGCCTTTCACATGGCAATCGCCGAAGCCAGTCATAACACCGTTTATTTGCATAGCATTCGCAGTCTTTTCGAACTGCTACGCCACCATATGGTGACCAATATTGGCGGCATGCACGCCCATCGGCGGGAGACTCGCGAAAGACTGCTCGAACAACATCGGGCGTTATATGAAGCCATCGTCGAGGGGCGCGCCGACGAGGCTAGAGCGGCGGCCAGCCGGCACCTGGATTACGTTCAGGAAGTGCTGGTGGAAGCCGGTGCCGTGGCCCACCGATTGGCCCGGGCTAGACGTCGAGATGAGTTCTAA
- a CDS encoding methyl-accepting chemotaxis protein, with protein MATSQNQLDGILRSLREALSSKSALLNEINGLAALTEELKNMAKDVGDVARQTNLLALNAAIEAARAGEAGRGFAVVADEVRKLSTLSGNTGQKIGETVETVNGAIARTLELSQLHAERDTGTLNTSGQTIEQVIGAFGGTTRDVVERSDALANNASAVGGAIADVLVALQFQDRVSQMLGHIRDDQARLERLVVERRALAARGEPLPALDTQGWLAELARTYTMAEQVAVHHGKRPAAAAESDITFF; from the coding sequence ATGGCCACCAGCCAGAACCAGCTGGACGGCATCTTGCGATCCTTGCGTGAAGCCCTGTCCAGCAAGAGCGCGTTGCTCAATGAAATCAACGGCCTGGCTGCGCTCACCGAAGAGCTCAAGAACATGGCCAAGGATGTGGGTGATGTGGCCCGGCAGACCAACCTGCTGGCGCTGAATGCCGCCATCGAAGCCGCTCGTGCCGGCGAAGCCGGTCGTGGCTTCGCAGTGGTCGCCGACGAGGTTCGCAAGCTGTCCACCCTGTCCGGCAACACCGGTCAGAAGATCGGCGAAACCGTGGAAACGGTGAATGGCGCCATCGCCCGCACGCTGGAATTGTCGCAACTGCATGCCGAGCGTGATACCGGTACCCTCAATACCTCAGGCCAGACCATCGAGCAGGTCATCGGCGCCTTCGGCGGCACCACCCGTGACGTCGTCGAGCGCAGTGACGCCCTGGCCAACAATGCTTCGGCCGTAGGCGGCGCCATCGCCGATGTACTGGTCGCTTTGCAGTTCCAGGACCGGGTCAGCCAGATGCTCGGGCACATCCGGGACGACCAGGCCCGTCTGGAGCGTCTGGTAGTGGAGCGCCGGGCCCTCGCCGCTCGTGGCGAGCCGCTGCCGGCGCTCGATACCCAAGGGTGGCTCGCCGAGCTGGCCCGCACCTACACCATGGCCGAGCAGGTCGCCGTGCACCACGGCAAACGACCCGCGGCGGCTGCCGAATCCGATATCACCTTCTTCTAG
- a CDS encoding response regulator, producing the protein MSNKTIMIVDDSISIRQVVAMTLKGAGYDVIEGCDGRDALTKLDGRKIHLIISDVNMPNMDGITFVAAAKKLPAYKFTPVIMLTTESDAAKKAAGQAAGAKAWMVKPFQPAQMLAAVSKLIMP; encoded by the coding sequence ATGAGCAACAAAACCATCATGATCGTCGACGACTCCATCTCCATCCGCCAGGTGGTGGCCATGACCCTCAAGGGCGCTGGCTACGACGTCATCGAGGGCTGCGACGGTCGCGATGCCCTCACCAAGCTGGATGGTCGCAAGATCCATCTGATCATCAGTGACGTGAACATGCCCAACATGGATGGCATCACCTTCGTCGCGGCGGCCAAGAAGCTGCCGGCCTACAAATTCACCCCCGTGATCATGCTCACCACCGAATCCGATGCCGCCAAGAAGGCTGCCGGTCAGGCCGCCGGCGCCAAGGCCTGGATGGTGAAACCCTTCCAGCCGGCCCAGATGCTGGCTGCCGTTTCCAAGCTGATCATGCCCTGA
- a CDS encoding STAS domain-containing protein, which yields MNDVVRTRLPVAGPLTIYTAADSKPLLMEPLSAGVTVALELAEVDEFDSAGLQLLLLAHREARRLGGNLELVDPSPAVTELLELAGLTDFFAFAAAEGVAA from the coding sequence ATGAACGACGTCGTTCGCACCCGGTTGCCCGTCGCAGGGCCGCTGACCATCTACACCGCAGCGGACAGCAAGCCGCTGTTGATGGAACCCCTGAGCGCGGGTGTCACCGTCGCGCTGGAACTTGCCGAGGTCGACGAATTCGACTCGGCTGGATTGCAGCTGCTGCTGCTGGCCCACCGCGAGGCACGACGTCTGGGGGGCAACCTGGAATTGGTTGATCCCAGTCCTGCGGTTACCGAATTGCTGGAACTGGCCGGCCTGACCGACTTCTTCGCGTTCGCTGCGGCGGAAGGAGTGGCAGCATGA
- a CDS encoding chemotaxis protein CheA — MNLDEILKTFIAESEELLQQMEAALLQIEQAPDDVELINAIFRAAHTIKGSAGLFGLDHVVAFTHVAESVLDRIRSGELAFDETLSALFLEVCDHLNGLIAQVAAGSAAEAGFEAAGAALVLRLERYLQVETKPEATAPSRSLVMHADGVAASHWHLSLRFGPDMLRNGMDPLAFVRYLNSFGRIVNIVTLTDAIPAVAEMDPETCYLGFEVAFDSDADKETIESAFEFVREDSEIRILPPHSRSSDYCQLIDALPEEDLRLGEILVRCGTLTATELDEVLRRQADPAIPRQPIGEVLVEAHLVNPPVVDAALSKQRKIQEQRAGAGGEGQLIRIDATKLDQLIDLIGELIIAGAGTQLIAQQSGLAALVESTGVLSRLVEEVRDTALTLRMVQIGTTFNRFQRVVRDVSKEIGKDIALRISGGETELDKTVVEKIGDPLTHLIRNAMDHGIESAELRLARGKPAQGTVGLNAYHESSSIVIQVTDDGGGLSRERILRKATERGLIAEGQVLPDKDVLNLIFEPGFSTAEQISNLSGRGVGMDVVKRNITALRGSVDLTSEEGRGTTVTIRLPLTLAIIDGFLIGVGKATYVVPLDTVEECIELSESASAEVRGNDYLDLRGEVLPVLRLRQLFAIEEAPPRRQNVVVVSYAGRRAGLVVDQLFGEFQTVIKPLGPLFGHNRSLGGFTILGSGAVALILSVGGLISEASLNILPASAPAVA, encoded by the coding sequence ATGAATCTGGACGAGATCCTCAAGACGTTCATCGCCGAGAGCGAGGAGCTGCTGCAGCAGATGGAAGCAGCGCTGCTGCAGATCGAGCAGGCCCCGGACGATGTCGAGCTGATCAATGCCATCTTCCGCGCGGCCCACACCATCAAGGGTTCGGCAGGGCTCTTCGGCCTGGACCACGTCGTGGCCTTCACCCACGTTGCCGAGAGTGTGCTCGACCGCATCCGCAGCGGTGAGCTGGCATTCGACGAAACCCTGTCCGCGTTGTTCCTGGAAGTCTGCGACCACCTCAATGGGTTGATCGCCCAGGTGGCCGCCGGCAGTGCCGCCGAGGCTGGCTTCGAGGCCGCCGGTGCGGCCCTGGTGCTGCGGCTGGAGCGCTATCTGCAAGTGGAAACCAAGCCCGAGGCCACCGCGCCCTCGCGTAGCCTGGTCATGCACGCGGACGGCGTCGCGGCTAGCCATTGGCACCTGTCGCTGCGTTTCGGCCCCGACATGCTGCGCAACGGCATGGACCCGCTGGCCTTTGTACGCTACCTCAACAGCTTCGGTCGCATCGTCAACATCGTCACCCTGACCGATGCCATCCCGGCGGTCGCCGAGATGGACCCGGAAACCTGCTACCTGGGTTTCGAGGTGGCGTTCGACAGCGATGCCGACAAGGAAACCATCGAGTCGGCTTTCGAATTCGTCCGCGAAGACAGCGAAATCCGCATCCTGCCGCCGCACAGCCGCAGTAGCGATTATTGCCAACTGATCGACGCCCTGCCGGAAGAAGACCTCCGCCTGGGCGAGATACTGGTGCGCTGTGGCACCCTGACCGCCACCGAATTGGACGAAGTCCTGCGGCGCCAGGCCGATCCCGCCATTCCCCGGCAACCCATCGGCGAAGTGCTGGTGGAAGCCCATCTGGTCAATCCACCGGTGGTGGATGCGGCGCTGAGCAAGCAGCGCAAGATCCAGGAGCAGCGTGCCGGCGCGGGCGGCGAGGGTCAACTGATCCGCATCGACGCGACCAAGCTCGACCAACTCATCGACCTCATCGGCGAACTCATCATCGCCGGTGCCGGCACCCAGCTCATCGCCCAGCAGAGTGGTCTGGCTGCCCTGGTGGAGTCCACCGGTGTCCTGTCGCGCCTGGTGGAAGAGGTACGGGACACCGCCCTGACCCTGCGCATGGTGCAGATAGGCACCACCTTCAACCGCTTCCAGCGGGTGGTGCGCGATGTGTCCAAGGAGATCGGCAAGGACATCGCCCTGCGCATCAGCGGTGGCGAGACCGAGCTGGACAAGACCGTGGTGGAAAAGATCGGCGATCCCTTGACCCACCTGATCCGCAACGCCATGGACCATGGCATCGAATCGGCCGAGCTGCGTCTCGCCCGCGGCAAGCCGGCCCAGGGTACCGTCGGACTCAACGCCTATCACGAGTCCAGCAGCATCGTCATCCAGGTCACCGATGACGGTGGCGGTCTCTCCCGCGAGCGCATCCTGCGCAAGGCGACCGAGCGCGGCCTGATCGCCGAGGGCCAGGTACTTCCCGACAAGGACGTGCTCAACCTCATCTTCGAACCCGGCTTCTCCACCGCCGAGCAGATCAGCAACCTCTCCGGTCGCGGCGTCGGCATGGATGTGGTCAAGCGGAACATCACCGCCCTGCGCGGCAGCGTCGACCTGACCAGCGAGGAGGGCCGTGGTACCACGGTGACCATCCGCCTGCCGCTGACCCTGGCGATCATCGACGGCTTCCTCATCGGGGTCGGCAAGGCGACCTACGTGGTCCCGCTGGACACGGTGGAAGAGTGCATCGAACTCAGCGAATCGGCGAGCGCCGAGGTACGCGGCAACGACTACCTGGATCTGCGTGGCGAGGTACTGCCCGTGCTGCGGCTGCGCCAACTATTCGCCATCGAAGAGGCGCCGCCGCGGCGCCAGAACGTGGTGGTGGTGAGCTACGCGGGGCGGCGTGCCGGCCTGGTGGTGGACCAACTGTTCGGCGAGTTCCAGACCGTGATCAAGCCGCTCGGTCCGCTGTTCGGCCATAACCGCAGTCTGGGTGGCTTCACCATCCTCGGCAGTGGTGCCGTGGCCTTGATCCTGAGCGTTGGGGGCCTGATCAGCGAGGCATCCTTGAACATACTGCCGGCGTCCGCGCCGGCCGTCGCCTGA
- a CDS encoding methyl-accepting chemotaxis protein — translation MTVTKRMSLLVLSALLGILLLSGLGYFQLHKVYERANYGNDSAIPSILGIDAIDAHSADIITNIYRHLAANGDVATEQAEKELGESQNLTQEALKAYEARVSNDTDRRMLDDDRTAIAALNKLAERVIPLSRASQDEEVKRILDENRKIIDHVGDVLDAHRAFNQKLGINEAQVAAHARDQAILMSISISLATLLAIGLLGLFITRNLLRQLGGEPAAVATVANRVAAGDLPDDLRLREGDDASLMAAMQRMVLTLRGLVADMTSMATEHDRGETDARIPAERFQGTFRNMAEGVNGMVAGHLEDSRKAMACVKSFGEGDLAATLERFPGKKAVINDNLEQVRGNIQTLVAEMNLVSQAHDRGETDARIPAERFQGTFRSMAEGVNAMVAGHLEDSRKAMACVKSFGEGDLSVTLERFPGKKAVINDNLEQVRGNIQRLVEDANQLSQAAMVGRLDARADAAAHQGDFRRIVAGINGTLDAIVAPLNEAMGVMGGLSQGDLSRTVQGDYQGQLLELKNSINGTVGKLNQIIGDVRLSADALASASEEISATAQSMSQASTEQAASVEETSASVEEMSASIAQNTENAKVTDGMAGKAAREAHEGGQAVGETLVAMKTIADKIGIVDDIAYQTNLLALNAAIEAARAGEHGKGFAVVAAEVRKLAERSQVAAQEIGTVAKGSVALAERAGTLLDQIVPSIGKTSELVQEISSASEEQSSGASQINSAMMQLSQITQQNASASEELAATAEEMSGQAEQLQRLMGFFHTGESRVVKDLERALDASRPKASRQPGNALRSGTHSNVPEGFTSFDS, via the coding sequence ATGACTGTCACCAAACGCATGTCCCTACTGGTTCTCTCCGCGCTGCTGGGCATCCTCCTGCTCTCCGGTCTGGGCTACTTCCAACTGCACAAGGTCTACGAAAGGGCCAACTACGGTAACGATAGCGCCATACCCTCGATCCTTGGCATCGACGCGATAGATGCTCATTCGGCCGATATCATCACCAACATCTATCGTCATCTGGCGGCGAACGGCGACGTCGCTACCGAGCAAGCCGAGAAGGAGTTGGGTGAGTCCCAGAATCTTACTCAGGAAGCACTCAAGGCCTATGAAGCACGGGTGTCCAACGATACTGACCGACGTATGCTGGATGACGACCGTACGGCCATCGCCGCTCTGAACAAGCTCGCGGAGCGGGTGATACCCCTGTCGCGAGCGAGCCAGGACGAAGAGGTCAAACGCATCCTCGATGAGAATAGAAAAATCATCGATCACGTGGGTGATGTCCTGGATGCCCATCGAGCCTTTAACCAAAAACTGGGTATCAATGAAGCTCAGGTCGCCGCTCATGCCCGCGACCAAGCTATCCTGATGTCCATCAGCATTTCGCTCGCCACCCTGCTGGCGATCGGTCTGCTCGGTCTCTTCATCACCCGCAATCTGCTGCGTCAATTGGGCGGCGAGCCGGCGGCGGTCGCGACCGTGGCCAATCGGGTGGCGGCAGGCGATCTGCCCGACGACCTGCGTCTGCGCGAGGGGGACGACGCCAGTCTGATGGCCGCCATGCAGCGCATGGTGCTGACCCTGCGCGGCCTGGTAGCTGACATGACCTCCATGGCGACCGAGCACGATCGCGGTGAGACCGACGCGCGCATCCCGGCGGAGCGTTTCCAGGGCACTTTCCGCAACATGGCCGAAGGGGTCAATGGCATGGTGGCCGGCCATCTCGAGGATTCGCGCAAGGCCATGGCCTGCGTGAAGAGCTTCGGTGAAGGCGATCTGGCTGCCACGCTGGAACGCTTCCCGGGCAAGAAGGCGGTGATCAACGACAACCTCGAGCAGGTGCGCGGCAACATCCAGACGCTGGTGGCCGAAATGAACCTCGTGTCGCAAGCCCATGATCGCGGCGAGACCGACGCGCGCATTCCAGCGGAACGCTTCCAGGGCACCTTCCGCAGCATGGCCGAAGGCGTCAATGCCATGGTGGCCGGTCACCTGGAGGATTCGCGCAAGGCCATGGCCTGCGTGAAGAGCTTCGGCGAGGGCGACCTGTCCGTTACCCTGGAACGTTTCCCCGGCAAGAAGGCGGTGATCAACGACAACCTCGAGCAGGTACGCGGCAACATCCAGCGCCTGGTCGAGGATGCCAATCAACTGAGCCAGGCCGCCATGGTCGGGCGCCTGGATGCCCGTGCCGATGCCGCCGCCCACCAGGGCGACTTCCGCCGCATCGTCGCCGGTATCAACGGCACCCTGGATGCCATCGTGGCACCGCTCAACGAAGCCATGGGCGTGATGGGCGGGCTGTCGCAAGGCGACCTGAGCCGTACCGTACAGGGCGACTACCAGGGCCAACTGCTGGAACTCAAGAACTCCATCAATGGCACCGTCGGCAAGCTGAACCAGATCATTGGCGATGTCCGCCTCTCGGCCGATGCCCTGGCCAGCGCCTCGGAGGAAATCTCCGCTACCGCCCAGAGCATGAGCCAGGCCAGTACCGAGCAGGCGGCTTCCGTCGAGGAGACCAGTGCCAGCGTCGAAGAGATGTCGGCCTCCATCGCCCAGAACACCGAGAACGCCAAGGTGACCGACGGCATGGCCGGTAAGGCCGCCCGCGAGGCGCATGAGGGTGGCCAGGCCGTGGGCGAGACCCTGGTGGCGATGAAGACCATCGCCGACAAGATCGGCATCGTCGACGACATCGCCTACCAGACTAACCTGCTGGCGCTCAACGCCGCCATCGAAGCCGCCCGTGCCGGTGAGCACGGCAAGGGCTTCGCCGTGGTGGCCGCCGAGGTACGCAAGCTGGCCGAACGCAGCCAGGTCGCGGCCCAGGAAATCGGCACCGTGGCCAAAGGTAGCGTGGCCCTGGCCGAGCGCGCCGGAACGCTGCTGGACCAGATCGTGCCCTCCATCGGCAAGACGTCGGAGCTGGTCCAGGAAATCTCGTCGGCCAGCGAAGAGCAGAGCAGCGGTGCGAGCCAGATCAACAGCGCCATGATGCAACTGAGTCAGATCACCCAACAGAATGCCTCGGCCTCCGAGGAACTGGCGGCTACCGCGGAGGAAATGAGCGGTCAAGCCGAGCAATTGCAACGATTGATGGGCTTCTTCCATACCGGAGAGAGCAGGGTGGTGAAGGATCTGGAGCGGGCGCTGGATGCCTCGCGACCCAAGGCATCCCGACAACCGGGCAACGCGTTGCGTAGTGGTACCCATTCGAATGTTCCCGAAGGCTTCACCTCCTTCGACTCCTGA